In Clostridiaceae bacterium, a single genomic region encodes these proteins:
- a CDS encoding DUF1015 domain-containing protein, which produces MEHIGISIPEILLPAKECDLYKWSVVACDQYTSQIEYWDKVKDIVGNSPSTFHLILPEIYLEEKDVDLRIEKINKTMNEYLRQNILCSSKPCFIYVDRKTSHSPSRKGLILAVDLEKYDYSPGSQTLIRATEGTVVERIPPRLRIRENASIELPHIMLLIDDPDDTVIGPLSQNIHRLEKVYDFDLMMGGGHIQGYKVEDENIIADIVHALNKLASPKVFNEKYGFSDYKAPLLFAVGDGNHSLATAKSHWENIKKKLPEDKTLTHPARYALVEVVNVHDKGITFEPIHRILFNANPKLIEIELIKICKDMDPFFRLFDCKESCLAEVDALRKQTKAHVIPFVAEEEYGLIAINKPKQNLEVGSLQFFLDAVMKKYDQIKIDYIHGEDVLTSLAAKEGNIGFILPSMKKQDLFKTVILDGTLPRKTFSMGEAEEKRFYLECRKIC; this is translated from the coding sequence ATGGAACATATAGGAATATCCATTCCGGAAATTCTTCTTCCTGCAAAGGAATGTGATCTATATAAATGGTCTGTAGTAGCCTGTGACCAGTATACATCACAAATTGAATACTGGGATAAAGTTAAAGATATTGTTGGAAACAGTCCTTCCACATTTCACTTAATATTACCTGAAATCTATCTGGAAGAAAAAGACGTTGACTTAAGAATAGAAAAAATTAATAAAACTATGAATGAGTATCTTCGCCAGAATATACTGTGTTCCAGTAAACCATGCTTTATTTATGTTGACAGAAAAACTTCCCATTCTCCTTCTAGAAAAGGTCTGATTCTTGCTGTTGACTTGGAAAAATACGATTATTCCCCAGGTTCTCAAACACTGATCAGGGCTACGGAAGGCACTGTTGTTGAAAGAATTCCTCCCAGGCTTAGAATCAGGGAAAATGCCAGCATTGAGCTTCCTCATATAATGCTTCTGATAGATGATCCTGATGATACGGTAATAGGCCCTCTTTCACAAAATATCCACAGGCTTGAAAAAGTATATGACTTTGATCTTATGATGGGTGGCGGGCATATACAGGGTTATAAAGTAGAAGATGAAAATATTATTGCAGACATTGTCCATGCCCTGAATAAACTTGCTTCACCAAAAGTCTTTAATGAAAAATATGGTTTTTCTGATTACAAGGCACCCTTACTGTTTGCCGTAGGTGATGGCAACCATTCGCTGGCAACCGCCAAATCCCACTGGGAAAACATAAAGAAGAAGCTTCCTGAAGATAAGACTTTAACTCATCCTGCAAGATATGCCCTTGTTGAAGTTGTCAATGTTCATGATAAAGGTATCACCTTTGAACCCATACATAGAATACTGTTTAATGCAAATCCAAAATTGATAGAAATAGAGCTGATAAAAATCTGCAAAGATATGGATCCTTTCTTCAGGTTGTTTGACTGCAAGGAAAGCTGTCTTGCAGAAGTGGACGCCTTAAGGAAACAGACCAAGGCTCATGTTATACCCTTTGTGGCTGAAGAAGAATACGGCTTAATAGCTATAAACAAGCCAAAGCAAAATCTTGAAGTGGGCAGTCTCCAATTTTTCCTTGATGCTGTTATGAAAAAATATGATCAAATAAAGATTGACTATATTCACGGTGAAGATGTTTTAACTAGTCTGGCTGCTAAAGAAGGTAATATAGGATTCATACTGCCTTCTATGAAGAAGCAGGATCTTTTCAAAACTGTAATACTGGACGGAACTCTTCCCAGAAAAACTTTCTCAATGGGAGAGGCCGAAGAGAAGCGATTCTACCTGGAATGCAGGAAAATATGTTAA
- a CDS encoding photosystem reaction center subunit H: protein MIRYREVIGMPVFCSQKGKKLGIVGDVIVSLEERKVKAFELEKKGFGVNSKGFLFESIENLGTDAIILKNFFCLDFLNNLGVKKPFDKGTPFNRGVICGRKVYTKTGRELGVVKDYFFDPVTGRVEGIELSDGIYEDIVQRRNILPLFGKVEFGEDNVMVGREAVEEMMSTGGGIKRKFLRNHIL from the coding sequence ATGATAAGATACAGAGAAGTTATCGGCATGCCTGTGTTTTGCAGCCAAAAGGGAAAAAAGCTGGGAATTGTTGGGGATGTGATTGTATCCCTTGAAGAAAGGAAAGTTAAAGCTTTTGAGCTAGAAAAAAAAGGATTTGGCGTTAACTCCAAGGGATTTCTGTTTGAAAGCATAGAAAACTTAGGGACTGATGCAATTATTTTGAAAAACTTTTTCTGTTTGGACTTTCTGAACAATCTTGGCGTAAAAAAACCTTTTGACAAAGGTACACCATTTAACAGGGGAGTTATATGCGGAAGGAAGGTATACACAAAAACAGGAAGAGAGCTTGGAGTTGTTAAAGACTATTTTTTTGACCCTGTTACTGGAAGAGTAGAAGGTATAGAGCTTTCAGATGGTATTTATGAAGACATTGTCCAGAGGAGGAATATTCTCCCTCTTTTTGGCAAAGTCGAGTTTGGAGAGGATAATGTAATGGTTGGAAGAGAAGCAGTGGAAGAAATGATGAGTACTGGCGGAGGAATAAAGAGAAAATTTTTAAGAAATCATATACTTTAA
- a CDS encoding YtxH domain-containing protein, which produces MNSFRKGLIVGGLLGASIAMISNSDMMNGRNRKRMIKTGRTMMRRTGNIISDIVDVFR; this is translated from the coding sequence ATGAACAGTTTTAGAAAAGGCCTTATAGTTGGAGGATTACTGGGAGCATCAATAGCCATGATTTCTAATTCAGATATGATGAATGGAAGAAATAGAAAAAGAATGATAAAAACGGGAAGAACAATGATGAGAAGAACAGGCAACATAATTAGTGACATTGTTGATGTATTTAGATAA
- a CDS encoding AI-2E family transporter yields MAVKSRKIFYFVIIILIIVVIILFFYRFREQIKRIITPVIMGVIISYLIAPPVLKLEEKKIPRKYSILILYFGFIVSFFAVIIFIVPEIISNTQELTNTVPNMTVEYQDVVNKVITSIESSSWPQEIKNAVQNEIRNTILILQTYLTNLLKKVLSGIIITARFIFDLALAMVIGYYLVKDSDYFKSSIMSLVPRKWRKGFHGTIKELGQVLSNFIQGQLTTAFIVGVMESIGLILLKVKYPLLLGMLGGIANIIPYFGPIIAAVPATAVALIDSPMKGLWTVIMFIFVQQLENVLISPKIIEGKVGLHPVITIIAVLVGGEMFGIIGMIFAVPVTGMIKVIIKRAVDALA; encoded by the coding sequence ATGGCTGTTAAGTCAAGAAAAATATTTTATTTTGTTATTATAATACTGATTATTGTGGTAATTATTTTATTTTTCTATAGATTTAGAGAACAGATAAAAAGAATAATCACACCTGTAATAATGGGGGTAATAATTTCATATTTGATTGCACCTCCAGTATTAAAGCTTGAAGAGAAAAAAATACCACGGAAATATAGTATTCTGATATTGTATTTTGGATTTATTGTATCATTTTTTGCCGTTATAATATTTATAGTTCCTGAGATTATAAGCAATACCCAGGAACTGACGAACACCGTTCCAAATATGACTGTAGAATATCAGGACGTGGTTAACAAAGTTATTACATCCATAGAATCAAGCAGTTGGCCCCAGGAAATAAAAAATGCAGTTCAAAACGAAATCAGGAATACAATATTAATATTACAAACCTATTTAACCAATCTCTTAAAAAAAGTATTATCAGGTATTATTATTACTGCAAGGTTTATTTTTGATCTGGCTCTTGCAATGGTGATAGGATATTATTTGGTTAAAGATTCGGATTATTTTAAGTCATCTATTATGTCACTGGTACCCCGTAAATGGAGAAAAGGGTTTCATGGCACCATAAAGGAATTAGGACAGGTGCTGTCAAACTTTATCCAGGGACAGCTTACTACAGCTTTTATTGTTGGAGTAATGGAGAGTATCGGACTGATATTGCTGAAAGTAAAATATCCATTACTTTTAGGGATGTTAGGAGGAATAGCGAACATAATACCTTATTTTGGCCCTATTATAGCGGCTGTTCCAGCTACGGCAGTTGCCCTGATAGATTCACCCATGAAAGGATTATGGACGGTAATCATGTTTATATTTGTTCAGCAGCTGGAAAATGTACTAATTTCGCCTAAAATAATTGAAGGGAAAGTGGGATTGCATCCGGTAATAACAATAATTGCCGTTCTCGTAGGAGGAGAAATGTTCGGTATAATAGGGATGATTTTTGCAGTCCCCGTCACAGGGATGATCAAGGTTATTATAAAAAGGGCAGTTGATGCTCTGGCTTAA
- the alaS gene encoding alanine--tRNA ligase — MQKLGLNEIRKRYLKFFESKGHLVLPSFSLVPNNDPSILLINAGMTPLKPYFTGQEKPPRNRVATCQKCIRTPDIENVGKTARHGTFFEMLGNFSFGDYFKKEAISWAWEFVTVEMAMPVDRLWVSIYEEDDEAFEIWNKDIGLPPERIVRMGKDNNFWEHGTGPCGPCSEIYFDRGPEKGCGKPDCKVGCDCDRYIEFWNLVFTQFNRDENGNYSKLEKKNIDTGMGLERLACIMQDVDSLFEVDTIRKILDCVCQTAGVKYGKDYKTDVSIRVITDHIRSTVMMVSDGIIPSNEGRGYVLRRLLRRAARHGKLLGIENAFLYKVAEVVINESKEAYPELKENSEYITKVIKIEEERFEETINQGLSILNEYISEAKANNEKVLKGSIVFKLHDTFGFPMDLTREIAEENGLAIDEKGFLDEMEEQKRKAREALKDKDSSAWGKSIFAGLDNRGATEFVGYVDKQCHGEVLYIIKDEKIVDRAEAGDNVVIVLDKTPFYAESGGQVGDTGILENTNVYIKVTDCKKSPDGKHLHIGIVEKGAVQTGDKVEAKIDVKRRMSTARNHTATHLLQKALKNVLGDHVAQAGSLVSPDRLRFDFNHFTSLTEEEIKTVEKEINDVIMADLPVEVKEMSLDEAKKIGATALFGEKYGDVVRVVKVGDYSMELCGGTHLKSTSQAGLIRIIGESGIAAGVRRIEALTGEGALQYYQDRENMLNRAAAALKTSPEDVLKRIETMIQNYKKAEAEIEQLQNRLISSSMDQILSQAKDVQGIKVVTASMGQMDMEALRATGDKLRSKVGTGVVVLASTTGDKVNFVVMATKDAVSMGIHSGNLIKEIAKIAGGGGGGRPDMAQAGGKDTSKVNEALQHAVSVVEQQINK; from the coding sequence ATGCAAAAACTAGGACTGAACGAGATAAGAAAAAGATATTTAAAATTTTTTGAAAGCAAAGGGCATTTGGTACTTCCCAGCTTTTCTCTTGTGCCTAATAATGACCCAAGTATTTTACTTATTAATGCCGGAATGACTCCGTTAAAACCTTACTTTACAGGCCAGGAAAAGCCACCTAGAAACAGAGTGGCTACATGCCAGAAATGTATAAGGACTCCTGATATCGAAAACGTTGGTAAGACAGCAAGACACGGTACTTTCTTTGAAATGTTGGGGAATTTCTCCTTTGGCGATTATTTCAAGAAAGAAGCCATCAGCTGGGCCTGGGAGTTTGTTACGGTTGAAATGGCAATGCCTGTGGACAGGCTCTGGGTTTCCATATATGAGGAGGATGACGAAGCTTTTGAAATATGGAATAAGGATATCGGGCTTCCTCCGGAACGTATCGTAAGAATGGGTAAAGATAATAACTTCTGGGAACATGGTACAGGCCCCTGCGGGCCTTGCTCGGAGATATACTTCGACAGAGGACCTGAAAAAGGATGTGGAAAACCGGACTGTAAAGTAGGTTGTGACTGTGACAGGTATATTGAATTCTGGAACCTGGTATTTACTCAGTTTAATAGAGATGAAAATGGCAATTATTCAAAACTTGAAAAGAAAAACATAGACACAGGTATGGGCCTGGAACGTCTTGCATGCATAATGCAGGATGTAGATAGCTTGTTTGAAGTGGATACTATCAGGAAAATATTGGATTGTGTTTGCCAGACTGCCGGAGTCAAGTACGGTAAAGATTATAAGACTGATGTTTCCATAAGAGTAATTACAGATCATATAAGAAGTACCGTAATGATGGTATCGGATGGTATCATACCTTCAAATGAAGGAAGAGGATACGTATTAAGGAGATTACTTAGAAGAGCTGCCAGACATGGGAAACTTTTAGGAATTGAAAACGCTTTCTTATACAAGGTTGCAGAAGTTGTTATTAATGAATCAAAGGAAGCTTATCCGGAATTAAAAGAAAATTCTGAATACATTACAAAAGTAATAAAAATAGAGGAAGAAAGATTTGAGGAGACAATAAACCAAGGCCTTTCCATATTGAATGAGTACATTTCGGAAGCCAAGGCTAATAATGAAAAGGTACTGAAAGGAAGCATTGTATTTAAACTCCATGATACATTCGGTTTTCCCATGGATTTGACCCGGGAGATTGCCGAAGAAAATGGCCTTGCCATTGATGAGAAAGGCTTCTTAGATGAAATGGAAGAACAGAAGAGAAAAGCCCGTGAAGCATTAAAAGATAAGGATTCTTCCGCATGGGGAAAGAGTATTTTTGCAGGTCTGGATAATAGAGGTGCTACAGAGTTTGTAGGATATGTGGATAAACAATGCCATGGAGAGGTACTGTACATTATTAAAGACGAAAAAATTGTCGACAGGGCAGAAGCAGGAGATAATGTTGTTATAGTTCTTGATAAAACCCCGTTTTATGCTGAAAGCGGTGGTCAGGTGGGGGATACCGGTATATTAGAAAACACTAATGTATATATTAAAGTGACCGACTGCAAAAAGTCACCTGATGGCAAACACCTCCATATAGGCATAGTAGAAAAAGGTGCAGTACAAACAGGGGATAAAGTGGAAGCCAAAATTGATGTTAAAAGAAGGATGTCCACTGCAAGAAATCATACTGCTACACATCTACTGCAAAAAGCTTTGAAGAATGTTTTGGGTGACCATGTTGCCCAGGCAGGTTCACTGGTTTCTCCAGACAGGTTAAGATTTGATTTTAATCATTTTACTTCCCTTACTGAGGAAGAGATTAAAACTGTGGAAAAAGAAATCAATGATGTGATTATGGCTGACTTACCTGTTGAAGTTAAGGAAATGAGTTTGGACGAAGCAAAAAAAATAGGTGCTACCGCTTTGTTCGGGGAAAAGTATGGCGATGTCGTCAGGGTTGTTAAAGTTGGAGACTACAGCATGGAACTTTGCGGTGGAACACACCTTAAATCAACTTCCCAGGCTGGTTTGATAAGAATTATCGGAGAAAGTGGCATCGCTGCCGGAGTAAGAAGGATAGAAGCACTGACAGGTGAAGGCGCCCTTCAATATTATCAGGATCGGGAAAATATGCTTAACCGGGCCGCCGCTGCACTTAAAACCAGTCCTGAGGATGTTTTAAAAAGAATTGAAACAATGATTCAGAATTATAAAAAGGCCGAGGCAGAAATTGAACAATTACAAAACAGGCTTATAAGCAGTTCAATGGATCAAATACTGTCCCAGGCAAAAGATGTGCAGGGAATTAAAGTGGTAACTGCTTCTATGGGACAGATGGATATGGAAGCTCTCAGGGCAACTGGAGACAAGCTTAGAAGCAAGGTTGGAACGGGAGTTGTAGTATTGGCTTCAACTACCGGAGATAAGGTAAATTTTGTTGTTATGGCTACAAAGGATGCTGTAAGCATGGGCATACATTCTGGAAATCTGATAAAAGAGATAGCAAAGATTGCAGGAGGCGGCGGAGGAGGCCGTCCCGATATGGCGCAGGCTGGAGGCAAAGATACTTCCAAAGTCAATGAAGCTTTGCAACATGCTGTATCAGTTGTTGAACAGCAGATAAATAAATAA
- a CDS encoding histidine triad nucleotide-binding protein gives MENCIFCKIANKEIPSKIVYEDANVIAFNDINPVAPIHVLVVPKQHIKSMNDIDENNSQIIAHIHVAAKKIAEELGIAQKGYRLINNCGPDAGQTVMHLHYHLIGGVNLGLKII, from the coding sequence ATGGAAAATTGCATTTTTTGCAAAATAGCAAACAAGGAAATCCCATCTAAAATAGTATATGAAGATGCCAATGTTATAGCTTTCAATGATATAAATCCCGTTGCGCCCATTCATGTGTTGGTTGTTCCAAAGCAGCATATTAAAAGCATGAATGACATTGATGAGAATAATTCTCAGATAATTGCCCATATTCATGTGGCAGCAAAAAAGATTGCAGAAGAACTGGGGATAGCTCAGAAGGGTTACAGATTAATTAATAACTGCGGACCTGATGCAGGACAGACAGTTATGCACCTGCACTATCATCTTATTGGCGGAGTGAATCTCGGGCTAAAGATAATATAA
- a CDS encoding 30S ribosomal protein S21: MSEIRVKENETLDSALKRFKRQCAKAGVLAEIKKREHYEKPSVRRKKKSEAARKKRYR, translated from the coding sequence GTGTCTGAAATCAGAGTTAAAGAAAATGAGACTCTTGATAGTGCTCTAAAAAGATTTAAAAGGCAATGCGCAAAAGCAGGTGTGCTTGCTGAAATAAAGAAAAGAGAGCATTACGAGAAGCCCAGTGTAAGGAGAAAGAAAAAATCTGAAGCAGCAAGAAAGAAAAGATATAGATAA
- a CDS encoding GatB/YqeY domain-containing protein, translated as MSLKETLLEDLKNAMKEKDIIRKNVVQMIRSAVLQVEKDKQVTLDDDGVLEVISKELKKRKDILPDYEKSGRQDLIDNLNYEISILLQYLPKQLDEAEIEEIVMKAVKDVGATSVKDMGKVMQVIMPQIKGKADGKVVNQIVKKVLG; from the coding sequence ATGTCCCTTAAAGAGACTTTACTTGAAGATTTGAAAAATGCAATGAAGGAAAAGGATATCATCCGGAAAAATGTTGTCCAGATGATAAGGTCTGCTGTTCTTCAGGTTGAAAAGGATAAACAGGTTACTCTTGATGATGATGGTGTATTAGAAGTAATATCAAAGGAATTAAAGAAACGAAAAGATATCTTACCAGATTATGAAAAAAGCGGCAGACAAGATTTGATTGATAATTTGAATTATGAAATCAGTATATTATTACAATACTTACCAAAGCAATTAGACGAAGCAGAGATTGAAGAAATAGTCATGAAAGCCGTAAAAGATGTGGGAGCTACTTCAGTGAAGGACATGGGTAAGGTAATGCAAGTTATCATGCCCCAAATTAAGGGAAAAGCTGATGGTAAGGTAGTTAACCAAATAGTAAAAAAAGTACTGGGATAG
- a CDS encoding EamA family transporter — protein MNAAFYHAIVGAVLNAANDLLYRSSSAGKNREQVLSFYFFSSAFSAIISFVAGLFMYKGAIFDIPSIVYGVILGILSFSSYILFLFSFTGNNTSTAVTIFRLNMIPSIILAVIFLNERISLRRGIGIALSISCIFLIAGFNISSKEEKKTRLLDKSTIMSLGACLFAGFINFANKLAVNAGTQSFNLLLWRYIVVSLIAGLFLFKERRWEIKAGQWNISKKGLLIAFVSSVILWSSIVNMLIAMKTGDVAMIIPITQMAIVIIAVISWLFLKEKMHLRKVAGILLAVAAVILISGD, from the coding sequence ATGAACGCAGCTTTTTATCATGCAATAGTGGGAGCAGTATTAAATGCTGCAAATGACCTTTTATACAGGTCATCTTCAGCAGGTAAGAACAGGGAGCAGGTGCTTTCCTTTTATTTTTTTTCTTCGGCATTTTCTGCTATAATTAGTTTTGTAGCCGGATTATTTATGTATAAAGGAGCTATATTTGATATTCCCAGTATAGTTTACGGTGTTATCTTAGGTATACTATCGTTTTCGTCATATATCTTGTTCCTTTTCAGCTTTACAGGTAATAACACTTCGACAGCAGTAACAATATTCAGGCTTAATATGATCCCTTCAATAATTCTTGCAGTAATTTTTTTAAATGAAAGGATAAGCTTAAGAAGGGGAATTGGTATAGCCTTAAGTATTTCATGTATTTTCTTGATAGCGGGATTTAATATATCCAGCAAGGAAGAGAAAAAAACCAGGCTGTTGGATAAAAGCACAATTATGAGCCTGGGAGCCTGCCTGTTTGCAGGGTTCATAAATTTTGCAAATAAACTTGCTGTAAATGCCGGTACACAATCCTTCAACCTTCTGTTATGGAGATATATAGTCGTATCACTGATTGCAGGCCTTTTTTTATTTAAAGAAAGACGCTGGGAGATTAAAGCAGGGCAATGGAACATAAGTAAAAAAGGGCTTCTGATTGCATTTGTATCTAGCGTTATTTTATGGTCATCAATTGTAAACATGCTGATAGCCATGAAAACTGGTGATGTAGCTATGATCATACCAATAACACAGATGGCCATTGTAATTATAGCAGTTATAAGCTGGCTGTTTTTGAAGGAGAAAATGCACCTGAGAAAAGTTGCAGGTATATTACTTGCAGTTGCAGCAGTAATACTTATCAGCGGCGATTAA
- a CDS encoding response regulator: MLSISSEPLLKMMIVDDEPLIRQGFKYFFEWDKYSISQVFEAGNAEEAIEIAKRENIEIIVSDIRMPEVDGLELISRLKAILPNSIYIILSGYDDFEYAKKSISLGVFHYLVKPIHSEELHQVMSLCTQKLLEQKQKREIEESLNRKLNKSMPLLRDSFIKKLLRGELNQSKEELYNRFNELEIDLENLNYLVLLVGPSGKHHKNSNADGKSNIKGITNIIKDLLVKYISEENDENYKLYAVTDSNKVFIILSWTESQSIEEILRTAFERLNNEMLQKYGIETVGCVSCAVKDLSKISIHIKEAEKILDYKVIMGDNNILFLENMKSIHDNRPFFLSQSERKKLIFCVVNNDVIGINKVIRGFKNSIKKYKYISVECIYSALVEVIISIVRFAYETGFRTQIFGEQIYSQEFMRSFNNVDEIFTWIEDSIIKFSNEFAKFRTEKPKSIIQQIKAYITENLGQEEITLNSISEKFYYNPSYLSRLFKEETNKNFIDYINEIKINTAKEYLTSTDMPISTICGKIGYKDYKHFLSLFKKITGVTPNEYKSGGKIS; the protein is encoded by the coding sequence ATGCTTTCAATTTCCTCTGAACCGCTTCTTAAGATGATGATCGTTGATGATGAGCCTTTAATACGTCAGGGATTTAAGTATTTCTTCGAATGGGACAAATATTCTATAAGCCAGGTTTTTGAGGCTGGTAATGCTGAAGAAGCAATCGAAATAGCCAAACGGGAAAACATTGAAATAATTGTCTCGGATATAAGAATGCCTGAAGTTGACGGTCTTGAATTAATAAGTAGGTTAAAGGCGATACTACCTAATTCTATATACATTATTTTGAGTGGGTATGATGATTTTGAGTATGCCAAAAAATCTATTTCGCTGGGTGTTTTTCATTATCTTGTGAAGCCTATACATTCAGAGGAACTTCATCAGGTTATGAGCTTATGCACACAGAAATTATTGGAACAGAAACAAAAAAGGGAAATAGAAGAAAGTTTGAACAGAAAACTTAATAAATCAATGCCGCTTCTCAGGGACAGTTTTATAAAAAAACTCCTTAGAGGAGAGTTAAATCAAAGCAAGGAAGAGCTATATAACAGATTTAACGAACTGGAAATTGATCTGGAAAATTTGAACTACTTAGTTTTACTTGTAGGACCTAGCGGGAAACACCATAAAAACAGCAACGCAGATGGCAAATCAAATATAAAAGGAATAACAAATATTATAAAGGACTTGCTTGTAAAATACATTTCTGAAGAAAATGATGAGAATTATAAACTATATGCAGTAACCGATTCTAATAAAGTATTTATTATATTATCTTGGACTGAATCTCAAAGCATAGAAGAAATTCTGAGAACAGCTTTCGAAAGACTCAATAATGAAATGCTCCAAAAGTACGGTATAGAAACTGTTGGCTGTGTGAGTTGTGCGGTTAAGGACTTAAGCAAAATAAGTATCCATATAAAGGAAGCTGAAAAAATTCTTGATTACAAAGTCATTATGGGGGACAATAATATTTTATTTCTTGAAAACATGAAAAGTATCCATGACAACAGACCTTTCTTTTTGTCCCAGTCAGAAAGGAAAAAACTTATTTTCTGCGTAGTTAATAACGATGTTATCGGAATAAATAAAGTTATAAGAGGTTTTAAAAATTCTATAAAAAAGTACAAATACATATCAGTTGAATGCATATATTCTGCACTTGTAGAAGTAATAATCTCAATAGTCAGATTTGCTTATGAAACTGGTTTCAGAACACAGATTTTTGGAGAACAGATCTATTCACAGGAATTCATGCGTAGTTTTAACAATGTTGATGAGATATTTACCTGGATTGAAGATTCTATCATTAAGTTTTCTAACGAATTTGCGAAATTTAGAACAGAAAAACCTAAATCCATAATACAACAGATTAAAGCATATATTACTGAAAATTTAGGGCAGGAAGAAATTACGTTGAACAGTATTTCAGAAAAATTTTATTATAATCCCAGTTATCTTAGCAGATTGTTTAAGGAAGAGACAAATAAAAATTTCATAGATTATATAAATGAAATAAAGATAAATACGGCAAAAGAATATTTAACCTCAACGGATATGCCAATTTCAACCATATGCGGAAAAATAGGATATAAAGACTATAAGCATTTCTTATCACTGTTTAAGAAGATAACAGGTGTTACCCCGAATGAATACAAAAGCGGAGGGAAAATAAGCTAG